Proteins encoded by one window of Thiohalospira halophila DSM 15071:
- a CDS encoding M23 family metallopeptidase produces the protein MNIIIHSPRLNGGRHLTLHHRGAAVALFASLFLLPVTAVVLGFVAGERYVSMNPSELEQQYQERLAEQEARVEEARQEARNNLDALAMKLGEMQAQMIRLNALGERLTQMADLDGGEFQFGKVPGQGGPESSEEARPVAKPDFMKALGDLSQQLDSRSRQLSVLEGMMMNRNLQDEVLPAGRPIRKGWRSSHYGMRTDPFNGNREFHKGMDFAGREGSDVIATASGVVTWAGSRWGYGNLVEINHGNGVITRYGHNAEILVEVGDTVEQGEAIALMGSTGRSTGPHVHFEVWEDGDTVDPASYIRRANR, from the coding sequence ATGAATATCATCATCCACTCCCCCAGGCTCAACGGAGGCCGCCACCTGACCCTCCACCATCGGGGGGCGGCCGTCGCCCTGTTCGCGTCCCTCTTCCTCCTGCCGGTAACCGCCGTGGTGCTTGGGTTCGTCGCCGGGGAGCGCTACGTCTCCATGAATCCGTCGGAGCTGGAGCAGCAGTACCAGGAGCGGCTGGCCGAGCAGGAGGCCCGAGTGGAGGAGGCCCGCCAGGAGGCCCGGAATAACTTGGATGCCCTGGCGATGAAGCTGGGCGAGATGCAGGCCCAGATGATCCGGCTCAACGCGCTGGGCGAGCGACTCACCCAGATGGCCGACCTGGATGGCGGTGAGTTCCAGTTCGGCAAGGTCCCCGGCCAGGGCGGCCCCGAGTCGTCGGAGGAGGCCCGGCCGGTGGCGAAGCCCGACTTCATGAAGGCCCTGGGGGACCTGTCGCAGCAACTGGATAGCCGCTCCCGCCAGCTCTCCGTGCTGGAGGGGATGATGATGAACCGCAATCTCCAGGACGAGGTCCTCCCCGCCGGCCGGCCCATCCGCAAGGGGTGGCGCTCCTCCCACTACGGCATGCGCACCGATCCCTTCAACGGCAACCGGGAATTCCACAAGGGCATGGATTTCGCCGGGCGCGAGGGGAGCGATGTCATCGCCACCGCCTCCGGTGTGGTTACCTGGGCCGGCAGCCGCTGGGGCTACGGCAATCTGGTGGAGATCAACCACGGAAACGGGGTAATCACCCGCTACGGCCACAATGCCGAGATCCTGGTCGAGGTGGGCGATACGGTGGAGCAGGGCGAGGCCATCGCCCTCATGGGATCCACCGGACGCTCCACCGGCCCCCACGTCCACTTCGAGGTCTGGGAGGACGGGGACACCGTCGATCCGGCCAGCTACATCCGGCGGGCCAACCGCTGA
- a CDS encoding DUF721 domain-containing protein yields the protein MRQPKPLDDLFPGDGVTDRARRLAHADGILRAALPEAAAPHVRLANLRGGCAILHADSAAWAERLRYLRATILDALGEGVSDLQIRVVTPESEPSPRSTPRRPPPEFAGRTLKQLADHCEPGLASALRRLARHARTE from the coding sequence ATGCGACAACCGAAGCCGCTTGATGACCTGTTCCCCGGCGACGGGGTTACCGACCGCGCCCGGCGCCTGGCCCACGCCGATGGCATCCTCCGGGCCGCGCTACCGGAGGCGGCGGCGCCACACGTCCGCCTGGCCAACCTCCGCGGGGGTTGCGCCATCCTCCACGCGGACTCCGCCGCCTGGGCCGAACGGCTGCGCTACCTCCGTGCCACCATCCTCGATGCCCTCGGCGAGGGCGTCTCGGACCTGCAGATCCGGGTCGTCACGCCCGAGAGCGAGCCGTCGCCCCGTAGCACCCCGCGCCGGCCACCCCCCGAATTCGCGGGCCGGACCCTGAAACAGCTTGCCGACCACTGCGAGCCCGGACTGGCCTCCGCCCTGCGCCGTCTCGCGCGCCACGCCCGGACGGAATGA
- the lpxC gene encoding UDP-3-O-acyl-N-acetylglucosamine deacetylase: MIKQRTLRQAIKATGVGLHTGEKIYLTLRPAPVNSGILFRRVDLDEPVTIPARAENVGDTTLSTALVKDGVRISTVEHLLSALAGLGIDNAIIDVSAAEVPIMDGSAGPFVFLIQSAGIEEQSAAKRFVRIRKPVAVEEDGKWARFEPFDGFKVGFRIDFEHPAIQDCGQNAEVDFSTTSFVKEVSRARTFGFMNDIEHLQANNLALGGSLDNAIVLDDYRILNEDGLRYQDEFVKHKVLDAIGDLYLLGHSLIGAYEGFKSGHALNNRLLRALIADPEAWEEVTFEKGTAPIAYAHPAADAEGAPA, translated from the coding sequence ATGATCAAGCAGCGCACCCTGAGACAAGCGATCAAGGCCACCGGTGTCGGTCTCCACACCGGTGAGAAGATCTACCTGACCCTGCGCCCGGCGCCGGTCAATTCCGGGATCCTGTTCCGGCGCGTGGATCTGGACGAGCCGGTGACCATCCCGGCGCGGGCAGAGAACGTGGGGGATACCACGCTCTCCACGGCGCTGGTCAAGGACGGGGTGCGCATCTCCACCGTCGAGCACCTCCTCTCGGCCCTGGCCGGGCTGGGGATCGACAACGCCATCATCGACGTCAGCGCCGCCGAGGTGCCGATCATGGATGGCAGTGCCGGGCCCTTCGTCTTCCTCATCCAGTCGGCCGGCATCGAGGAGCAGTCGGCGGCCAAGCGCTTCGTGCGCATCCGCAAGCCGGTGGCGGTGGAAGAGGACGGCAAGTGGGCCCGCTTCGAGCCCTTCGACGGCTTCAAGGTGGGCTTTCGCATCGATTTCGAGCACCCCGCCATTCAGGACTGCGGCCAGAATGCGGAGGTGGACTTCTCCACCACCTCCTTCGTCAAGGAGGTTTCCCGGGCGCGGACCTTCGGCTTCATGAACGATATCGAGCACCTGCAGGCGAACAATCTCGCCCTCGGCGGCAGCCTCGACAACGCCATCGTCCTGGACGACTACCGCATCCTCAACGAGGACGGCCTGCGCTACCAGGACGAGTTCGTGAAGCACAAGGTCCTCGACGCCATCGGTGATCTCTACCTTCTGGGCCACAGCCTCATCGGCGCCTACGAGGGCTTCAAGTCCGGTCACGCCCTGAACAACCGCCTGCTCCGTGCGCTGATCGCGGACCCCGAGGCGTGGGAGGAGGTGACCTTCGAGAAGGGCACCGCGCCCATCGCCTATGCCCATCCGGCCGCCGATGCCGAGGGCGCGCCGGCCTAG